From one Enterococcus sp. DIV2402 genomic stretch:
- a CDS encoding TIGR01212 family radical SAM protein (This family includes YhcC from E. coli K-12, an uncharacterized radical SAM protein.): MNPFIYAEDKNKRYHSWNYALRQEFGSKIFKVVIDGGFDCPNRDGTVAHGGCTFCSVSGSGDMILAPEDPLPVQFNKEIQRMHKKWPHVDQYIVYFQNFTNTHAPLADIKARFEQVINLPGVVGLSIGTRPDCLPDDVVDYLAELNERLYLWVELGLQTTFEDTSRLINRAHDYQTYLDGVAKLRKHQIRVCTHLINGLPQETPEMMLENVRRTILDSDIQGIKLHLLHLMRNTRMLRDYHEGRLQLLSLEKYVEITCNQLEMIPEEIIIHRLTGDAPRDTLVGPMWSLKKWEALNAIDEELLRRNSYQGKFNVRKEVLHATNSLAF; the protein is encoded by the coding sequence ATGAATCCCTTTATCTATGCAGAAGATAAAAATAAACGTTACCACTCTTGGAATTACGCACTACGTCAAGAGTTTGGTAGTAAAATTTTTAAAGTAGTTATTGATGGTGGGTTTGATTGTCCTAATCGCGATGGCACTGTTGCACATGGTGGCTGTACTTTTTGTAGTGTTTCTGGTTCTGGAGATATGATTTTAGCTCCTGAAGACCCACTACCTGTTCAATTTAATAAAGAAATTCAACGGATGCATAAAAAATGGCCTCATGTCGATCAATACATTGTCTACTTCCAAAATTTTACAAATACACATGCGCCTCTTGCTGATATTAAAGCACGTTTTGAACAAGTCATTAATTTACCTGGAGTGGTCGGTTTATCGATTGGTACACGGCCCGACTGCTTACCAGATGATGTCGTGGATTACTTAGCAGAATTAAATGAGCGTCTGTATCTTTGGGTAGAATTAGGTTTACAAACAACTTTTGAGGATACAAGTCGCTTAATCAATCGTGCCCACGATTATCAAACCTACCTTGATGGTGTGGCTAAATTGCGTAAACACCAAATTCGAGTTTGCACACACTTAATTAATGGCTTACCGCAAGAAACGCCTGAAATGATGCTAGAAAATGTACGACGAACAATTTTAGATTCAGACATTCAAGGAATTAAATTGCATTTACTTCACTTAATGCGTAATACACGAATGCTGCGTGATTATCATGAAGGGCGATTACAATTACTCTCTCTTGAAAAATACGTAGAAATTACTTGTAATCAACTAGAAATGATTCCTGAAGAAATTATTATTCATCGTTTAACAGGAGATGCACCCCGTGATACTCTTGTTGGACCAATGTGGAGTCTAAAAAAGTGGGAAGCCTTAAATGCGATTGATGAAGAATTATTACGAAGAAATTCTTACCAAGGTAAATTCAACGTGCGAAAGGAAGTTTTACATGCTACAAACAGCCTTGCATTTTAG
- a CDS encoding tRNA (mnm(5)s(2)U34)-methyltransferase, whose protein sequence is MLQTALHFSHTLLKEIVQPGQHVVDATMGNGSDTVFLAELVGKKGRVYAFDIQEQALQSTQKRLDEKALEYQVTLIHDGHQHLENYLGKEEIHAAVFNLGYLPKSDKKVITLPETTQQALDSCLQYLARKGRIIIVAYYGHEGGQAELTTVANYCQKLPQKEYNVLTYQFINQKNQPPILFCIEKK, encoded by the coding sequence ATGCTACAAACAGCCTTGCATTTTAGCCATACATTATTAAAAGAAATCGTTCAGCCTGGACAACATGTAGTGGATGCGACAATGGGCAACGGAAGTGACACCGTATTTCTAGCTGAACTAGTAGGTAAAAAAGGGCGAGTTTATGCTTTTGATATTCAAGAACAAGCCTTACAATCCACACAAAAACGCTTGGATGAAAAGGCTTTGGAATACCAAGTAACACTTATCCATGATGGGCATCAGCATCTAGAAAATTACCTAGGTAAAGAAGAAATTCATGCTGCTGTCTTTAATTTAGGTTATCTACCAAAAAGCGACAAAAAAGTGATTACCTTACCTGAAACAACGCAACAAGCCTTAGATAGTTGCTTACAATACCTTGCTCGTAAGGGACGGATTATCATTGTTGCTTATTATGGGCATGAAGGTGGCCAAGCAGAATTAACCACCGTAGCGAATTATTGTCAAAAACTACCACAAAAAGAATACAATGTATTAACTTATCAATTTATCAATCAAAAAAATCAACCACCAATTTTATTTTGTATCGAGAAAAAATAA
- a CDS encoding MerR family transcriptional regulator: MEKFLKIKDFSQLIGVSVRTLQYYDEIDLLPPAKKNAQGHRFYNDRSFSLAFMIVSLKRMGISLEEIKQILGNKQPLGSFILEEKQRVELEIGSLQNRLIQLTHLEEYLKTGREVTPEMLVLLGEGELSKELLAKVSEKIVPSFDLEEFQIFLQELALCYEQQLPYNHPSVKKCLNYWCQMNEYPYVVEMTTFAEKYYAKYPEQTYGMKKEWYAYLKENLKQDN, encoded by the coding sequence ATGGAGAAATTCTTGAAAATTAAAGACTTCAGTCAACTGATTGGTGTTAGCGTCCGGACATTGCAATATTACGATGAAATTGATTTATTACCTCCTGCAAAAAAGAATGCCCAAGGACATCGGTTCTATAATGACCGTTCCTTTTCTCTTGCGTTTATGATTGTCTCTTTAAAACGTATGGGAATTTCTTTAGAAGAAATCAAACAAATTTTAGGAAATAAACAACCTTTAGGATCTTTTATTCTTGAGGAAAAACAGCGAGTAGAGCTAGAAATCGGTTCCTTACAAAATCGTTTGATACAATTGACTCATTTGGAGGAATACTTGAAAACTGGGAGAGAAGTGACTCCAGAAATGCTTGTTTTGTTAGGTGAAGGCGAGTTATCTAAGGAATTATTGGCCAAAGTGTCAGAAAAAATAGTTCCTTCTTTTGATTTAGAGGAGTTTCAGATTTTTCTTCAGGAATTAGCACTATGTTATGAACAACAATTACCATATAATCATCCTTCGGTAAAAAAATGTCTCAATTACTGGTGCCAAATGAATGAATATCCCTATGTAGTAGAAATGACAACATTTGCTGAAAAATATTATGCGAAATACCCTGAACAAACGTATGGCATGAAAAAAGAGTGGTATGCTTATTTAAAAGAAAACTTAAAGCAAGACAACTGA
- a CDS encoding Hsp33 family molecular chaperone HslO has protein sequence MNTLKILTNTKECRIVVTDTQSLSETLLATFYGNQTVRHFLEEILTVAVLFGGIHDFYTKISFLYRLNKKNILCEIKENNVSLRYPNELNDKDFCLESLLVNPGIVSITIGDWSIGLHTGTVAFEKKRPSEVMTYFSLQSEQLLSEFMVSKEQPTKGILLQGLPFVETRALQKVRDLIIHRQTDSLRKWQEDSKQFGQILWQKKVGSYGEILEN, from the coding sequence ATGAATACATTAAAGATTTTAACAAATACTAAAGAATGCCGAATTGTGGTGACCGATACGCAAAGCTTATCTGAGACATTACTAGCAACGTTTTATGGGAATCAGACAGTTCGACATTTTTTAGAAGAAATTTTAACCGTAGCAGTATTATTCGGTGGTATCCATGATTTTTATACAAAAATTAGCTTTTTGTACCGTTTAAATAAGAAAAACATTCTTTGTGAAATAAAAGAAAATAATGTATCGTTACGTTATCCTAACGAATTGAATGACAAAGATTTTTGCTTAGAAAGTTTATTGGTGAATCCAGGAATTGTCTCAATCACTATCGGAGACTGGTCAATAGGATTGCATACAGGAACGGTAGCGTTTGAAAAAAAGCGCCCGAGTGAGGTGATGACTTATTTTTCCTTACAAAGTGAGCAATTACTTAGTGAATTTATGGTTTCTAAAGAACAACCAACCAAAGGAATTCTTTTACAAGGTTTGCCTTTTGTGGAAACAAGAGCGTTGCAAAAAGTTCGGGATTTAATTATTCACAGACAAACAGACTCTTTACGAAAATGGCAAGAGGATAGCAAACAGTTTGGTCAGATACTTTGGCAAAAAAAGGTGGGGTCGTATGGAGAAATTCTTGAAAATTAA
- a CDS encoding DUF4809 family protein, which produces MMQATIHYSTDLINGGCNACPTVKTTSYSLTLGQLNTPLEDLDVSSLVMAIVLNSGFRQELVLDFMDEYVAFQRDGKKVQFLDEYGKSIYKSDQKEVVCMPSKDHSVIFHKANEVLTEIFEIKAVEFIIGE; this is translated from the coding sequence ATGATGCAAGCAACGATTCATTATTCAACTGATTTAATCAATGGAGGATGTAACGCGTGTCCAACTGTCAAAACAACCTCCTATAGTCTTACACTAGGACAGCTCAATACGCCCTTAGAAGATTTGGATGTGTCTTCGTTAGTTATGGCGATCGTTTTAAACTCAGGATTTCGTCAAGAATTAGTTTTAGATTTTATGGATGAATATGTGGCGTTTCAACGTGATGGGAAAAAAGTTCAGTTTTTAGATGAATATGGAAAAAGTATCTACAAATCCGATCAGAAAGAAGTCGTTTGTATGCCTAGTAAAGATCACTCTGTAATATTTCATAAAGCCAATGAGGTTTTAACTGAGATTTTTGAAATAAAGGCAGTTGAATTTATAATAGGTGAATAA
- a CDS encoding GTP-binding protein, whose amino-acid sequence MNRKKVIGIFSHVDAGKTTLTEALLYKSGQISQLGNVNKGTTFFDYDPLERKRGITFLSKPISVDYQEGFTLIDTPGHMDLTFEMERSLQVTDLAIVLLSATEGATGYTETIIDLCATYQVPLMIFINKCDLPTSNVPKALASLEQLDERFIMVGNHLATPDFQENWALLDDEWLNQMEEATVDSIKQEFSRAVRQRKIFPIICGSAAQLEGIDTLLDLLMEVQLPASNSENIGQVYKILTEKGQRYHLIKVLSGQFSVKNRLHSPQLPNSEMKINQLFVQRNKLSAIQTAQAGEIVGVTGLSQLRIGDVFSTTDVSLEQIPPVQSLTREPALEVQIVSALSSDELLSAFAQLEEEDPSLHVRYEEETNEVFIQVVGQIQMDYIEENFARRFNATITFSKPSVLYKETLLAPVRGNGHYEPLRHYAEVAFWMEPGVRGQGIVLKNQCSLEQLAINYQKGILNHLIEKTHRGVLIGAPLTDVTITLLAGIAHHPETKGGDFREATYRAVRQGLMKATSQLLEPWYQVKIVVSTDLVGKVVTDLQKYKGEIAPIEEADDYTTTIEGMVPVANFLEYPIEFASFTKNKGRLTTTVKGYYPCHNQADVLEKYPYNPINDLNHTPNSIFFAKGKGYDVTWDQVDEKCHIQLK is encoded by the coding sequence ATGAATAGAAAAAAAGTCATTGGTATTTTTTCACACGTAGATGCTGGGAAAACAACCTTAACAGAGGCATTATTATACAAAAGCGGACAAATTTCTCAATTAGGAAATGTCAACAAAGGGACGACTTTCTTTGACTATGATCCACTAGAACGCAAACGAGGCATTACCTTTTTAAGTAAACCAATCTCAGTCGATTATCAAGAGGGGTTTACATTGATTGATACGCCAGGACATATGGATTTAACTTTTGAGATGGAGCGGAGTTTACAGGTCACGGATTTAGCGATTGTTTTATTGAGTGCCACAGAAGGCGCGACGGGTTATACGGAGACTATTATTGATTTATGTGCCACCTATCAAGTACCTCTGATGATTTTTATCAATAAATGTGATTTACCGACAAGCAATGTTCCAAAAGCACTAGCAAGTTTAGAACAACTAGATGAACGTTTTATTATGGTAGGAAATCATTTGGCGACACCGGATTTCCAAGAAAATTGGGCCTTACTCGATGATGAATGGCTGAATCAGATGGAGGAGGCAACAGTAGATAGTATCAAGCAAGAATTTAGTCGCGCAGTCCGCCAACGAAAGATTTTTCCAATCATCTGTGGTTCCGCTGCTCAACTTGAAGGAATTGATACGTTATTAGACTTATTAATGGAAGTACAGCTTCCTGCCAGTAATTCCGAAAATATTGGACAAGTCTATAAAATTTTAACGGAAAAAGGCCAACGCTATCATTTAATAAAAGTGTTGTCTGGACAATTTTCAGTAAAAAATCGTCTACATAGTCCTCAATTACCCAATAGCGAAATGAAAATAAATCAATTATTTGTCCAACGTAATAAATTAAGCGCGATTCAAACAGCGCAAGCAGGTGAAATTGTTGGTGTAACGGGTCTTTCCCAATTGAGAATCGGCGATGTTTTTTCGACAACCGATGTTTCTTTAGAACAAATACCACCCGTGCAATCATTGACCCGTGAACCGGCGTTAGAAGTGCAAATAGTCTCTGCATTATCTAGTGACGAATTATTGTCAGCTTTCGCGCAATTAGAGGAAGAAGATCCGTCATTGCATGTTCGTTATGAAGAAGAGACGAACGAAGTATTCATTCAAGTTGTTGGGCAAATTCAAATGGATTATATTGAAGAAAATTTTGCACGTCGTTTTAATGCAACCATTACTTTTTCAAAACCGAGTGTCTTATACAAAGAAACCTTGTTAGCACCTGTTCGAGGAAATGGACACTATGAACCACTTCGTCATTATGCAGAAGTGGCCTTTTGGATGGAACCAGGTGTTCGAGGGCAAGGCATTGTATTAAAAAATCAATGTTCTTTAGAACAATTAGCAATCAATTATCAAAAAGGTATCTTAAATCATTTAATCGAAAAAACGCATCGTGGGGTATTAATTGGTGCACCACTGACGGATGTAACTATTACCTTACTGGCTGGGATTGCGCATCATCCTGAAACGAAAGGTGGGGATTTTCGTGAAGCGACTTATCGTGCGGTGCGTCAAGGCTTAATGAAAGCAACTAGTCAATTACTAGAACCCTGGTATCAAGTTAAAATTGTCGTTTCTACAGATTTGGTAGGAAAGGTTGTGACTGACTTGCAAAAATACAAAGGAGAGATTGCACCGATTGAAGAAGCCGATGACTATACAACTACCATCGAAGGAATGGTTCCTGTAGCGAATTTTTTAGAATATCCAATTGAATTTGCATCATTTACCAAAAATAAAGGACGTTTAACAACGACCGTTAAAGGGTATTATCCTTGTCATAATCAAGCAGACGTTTTAGAAAAGTATCCATACAATCCAATCAATGATTTAAACCATACACCCAATTCAATTTTCTTTGCAAAAGGTAAAGGATATGATGTAACTTGGGATCAAGTTGACGAAAAATGTCATATCCAATTGAAATAA
- a CDS encoding ABC transporter ATP-binding protein — MKNYLTTRNLSLSFGDKKILKDISFDVQKGEFVTLLGPSGCGKSTLLRCIAGLEQPQEGILELDGEEIQNRPTRERDIGFVFQHYALFPTMTVFENVAFGLKARKLEKGTINQRVFRLLDLVQLTEFADTNVQRLSGGQKQRVALARALATEPKILLLDEPLSALDAKIRKQLQKDLRHIQKELNMTMIFVTHDQEEAMLISDRVFVLEAGEIVQASSPFELYTSPENPFVAEFIGNNVSFDWEELNEYTSVFSGMGNRHLYYVRPELIATRETKGAFRIPVKLQSVSTLGNIRRYRFETNRGKEILVDRLNDWHDIPETHFLYIDPEDVIVVDVQRVVNE; from the coding sequence ATGAAAAATTACTTAACCACTCGTAATCTATCCTTATCTTTTGGTGACAAAAAAATTTTAAAAGATATCTCTTTTGATGTTCAAAAAGGCGAGTTCGTTACTTTATTAGGACCAAGTGGTTGTGGAAAATCAACCTTATTACGTTGCATTGCTGGTTTAGAGCAACCACAAGAGGGCATTTTGGAATTAGATGGCGAAGAAATTCAGAATCGTCCCACAAGAGAGCGTGACATTGGTTTTGTTTTTCAGCATTATGCCTTATTTCCAACGATGACTGTTTTTGAGAATGTTGCATTTGGTCTAAAAGCTAGAAAATTAGAAAAAGGAACCATCAATCAACGGGTGTTCCGGCTATTAGATTTAGTACAGTTGACAGAGTTTGCCGATACCAATGTTCAACGCTTATCTGGTGGACAAAAACAACGCGTGGCTTTGGCACGTGCCCTAGCAACTGAACCGAAAATTTTATTACTAGATGAACCATTGAGTGCATTGGATGCCAAAATTCGCAAACAATTGCAAAAAGATTTACGCCATATTCAAAAAGAATTGAATATGACGATGATATTCGTTACACATGATCAAGAAGAAGCGATGTTAATTAGTGATCGAGTTTTTGTTTTAGAAGCAGGTGAAATCGTGCAAGCTTCTTCGCCATTTGAACTCTATACCTCACCAGAAAATCCATTTGTTGCCGAATTCATTGGGAATAATGTAAGTTTCGATTGGGAAGAACTCAATGAATATACGTCTGTTTTTTCAGGGATGGGCAATCGTCATTTGTATTACGTTCGTCCAGAATTAATTGCAACGAGAGAAACCAAAGGCGCTTTCCGTATTCCTGTAAAATTACAAAGTGTGAGTACTTTAGGCAATATTAGACGTTATCGATTTGAAACAAATCGTGGCAAAGAAATTTTGGTTGATCGATTAAATGATTGGCACGACATTCCTGAGACACACTTTTTGTATATTGATCCAGAAGATGTGATTGTGGTTGATGTGCAGCGAGTTGTGAATGAATAA
- a CDS encoding ABC transporter permease produces the protein MKKFLVTLTLSLFAIYYLSPLLATFFYASSTSWEKSIFPDDFTLQWFVQLLSDGAFLGAVGRSLLLATLMTVIVFIVLVPTMIWIHLYFPRWDQALQKIVLLPYAIPGVILVTALLRTYSKSNIPMFFVLLGALFISMLPIVYLGISNQMKLVNMKELVEAAETLGVPMFPIIRSVLIPNLKVGTTLVSLMVFSSVFGEYMLTNLLIGGRFETLRIYMLRRMNENGHVASAVMILYFLFLLVTAFSIFYFNKKQTKKIVVRAKMEEPIYEKLLNHS, from the coding sequence ATGAAAAAATTTCTGGTAACACTAACGTTAAGTTTATTTGCCATTTATTATCTCAGTCCATTGTTAGCAACCTTTTTTTATGCGAGTTCAACTTCATGGGAAAAAAGTATTTTCCCCGATGATTTTACTTTGCAATGGTTTGTTCAATTATTAAGTGATGGGGCGTTTTTAGGGGCAGTTGGTCGTTCACTTCTCTTAGCAACTTTGATGACCGTAATCGTTTTTATTGTTTTAGTCCCAACAATGATTTGGATTCATTTGTACTTTCCACGCTGGGATCAAGCCTTGCAAAAAATTGTTTTATTACCTTATGCCATCCCTGGGGTTATTTTAGTTACTGCATTACTTAGAACCTATTCTAAGTCTAATATACCAATGTTTTTTGTGTTATTAGGGGCGTTGTTTATTTCAATGTTACCAATTGTTTACTTAGGTATTAGTAACCAAATGAAATTGGTTAACATGAAAGAATTAGTAGAAGCTGCTGAAACATTAGGCGTGCCAATGTTTCCAATTATCCGTAGCGTACTTATTCCCAATTTGAAAGTAGGGACAACCTTAGTGTCCCTGATGGTATTTTCTTCGGTATTTGGAGAGTATATGTTAACCAACTTATTGATTGGTGGACGATTTGAAACATTGCGAATTTATATGCTTCGCCGAATGAATGAGAATGGTCATGTGGCGAGTGCTGTGATGATCTTGTATTTTTTATTTTTATTAGTGACAGCGTTTAGTATTTTCTATTTCAATAAAAAACAAACAAAAAAAATAGTGGTGAGAGCAAAAATGGAGGAACCGATTTATGAAAAATTACTTAACCACTCGTAA
- a CDS encoding ABC transporter permease, whose translation MKKYAGLVPLISLLAAFLIVPLIFMLLSSFQSDQTGTWTMTNYTEFFSNSYYYQAFFNSLLITMVSCILGLTGAMVLCICLLQLSEKTQEKITFVSNLAANFAGIPLAFSFIILLGNAGVMKLVMPSLQAFDLYSWWGLGLTYVYFQIPLGVLFLYPSMRELKKEWAEVSATLGTTAFYYWRKVALPFLRPSLITTFIILFANGMGTYETAYALTGSNVNLLTVRIASLVSGDVFAKPNMGSALAVLFGLMMITLMSIVGRKEKK comes from the coding sequence ATGAAAAAATATGCAGGATTAGTCCCATTAATTAGTTTGTTAGCGGCATTTTTGATTGTGCCGCTGATTTTCATGCTACTAAGTAGTTTTCAAAGTGATCAAACAGGTACATGGACCATGACTAACTATACGGAATTTTTCAGCAACTCGTATTATTATCAAGCATTTTTCAATAGTTTATTAATAACCATGGTCTCTTGTATTTTAGGATTGACTGGTGCAATGGTGTTATGTATTTGCCTGTTACAACTATCTGAAAAAACACAAGAAAAAATCACCTTTGTCTCCAATTTAGCGGCAAATTTTGCGGGTATTCCCTTGGCATTTTCCTTTATTATCTTACTAGGTAATGCCGGGGTAATGAAATTGGTTATGCCGTCTTTACAGGCTTTTGACCTGTATTCATGGTGGGGACTTGGCTTGACCTATGTTTATTTTCAAATTCCCTTAGGCGTGTTATTTCTTTATCCAAGTATGCGTGAATTAAAAAAAGAATGGGCAGAAGTTTCTGCCACTTTAGGCACAACTGCATTTTATTATTGGCGTAAGGTAGCTTTGCCATTTTTACGACCTTCGTTAATCACAACCTTTATTATTCTATTTGCCAACGGAATGGGTACCTATGAAACGGCCTATGCGTTAACAGGAAGCAATGTGAATTTATTGACGGTACGGATTGCCTCATTAGTATCTGGAGATGTTTTTGCGAAACCAAATATGGGGAGTGCATTAGCAGTCTTATTTGGTTTGATGATGATTACATTAATGTCGATTGTTGGACGAAAGGAGAAAAAATGA
- a CDS encoding alkaline phosphatase family protein, with product MPNKALEEKLILIVLDGCRYDTAIEQMGVMNHFVEHQQATLIKVIAEMPSNSRPLYEVLGTGVPSYRNGILTNGHVRRSQEISLFDLVKQAGGKTGAAAYYWQSELFNEAPYDITRHRIQHDENKAIQHGIFYSEDGYPDSHVFADANYLIQTYTPNFMLIHSMNIDDIGHKFTADSREYAAAVNHVDTILGMCLPEWLQLGYQILVTADHGMDNKGLHGGSLAAHREVPLFIFSTKFPENSGIRQMNQLEVAPLICNLLGIEASDKMQIGNTRGQQS from the coding sequence ATGCCAAATAAGGCACTGGAAGAAAAATTAATTTTGATTGTCTTAGATGGCTGTCGTTATGACACTGCGATTGAACAAATGGGTGTGATGAATCATTTTGTTGAACATCAACAAGCGACGTTAATTAAAGTAATAGCGGAAATGCCAAGTAATTCACGTCCATTATACGAAGTTTTAGGAACTGGCGTACCAAGTTATCGTAATGGCATATTGACTAATGGCCATGTGCGCCGCTCACAAGAAATTTCTTTATTTGATTTAGTGAAACAAGCAGGTGGAAAAACCGGAGCTGCTGCGTATTATTGGCAAAGTGAATTATTTAATGAAGCTCCCTATGACATTACCCGTCATCGAATTCAACACGACGAAAATAAAGCTATTCAACATGGTATTTTTTACAGCGAAGATGGGTATCCCGATTCACATGTTTTCGCAGATGCGAACTATCTTATTCAAACATATACCCCTAATTTCATGCTGATTCATTCAATGAATATTGATGATATCGGACATAAATTTACAGCAGATTCAAGAGAATATGCTGCTGCGGTTAATCACGTTGATACAATTTTAGGCATGTGTCTACCTGAATGGTTACAACTAGGCTATCAAATTTTAGTCACTGCCGATCATGGGATGGATAATAAAGGATTACACGGTGGTAGTCTAGCAGCTCATCGCGAAGTTCCCTTATTTATTTTTTCAACGAAGTTTCCAGAAAATAGTGGTATTCGCCAAATGAATCAATTGGAAGTAGCACCGCTAATTTGTAATTTATTAGGTATTGAAGCTTCTGATAAAATGCAGATCGGAAACACTAGGGGGCAACAATCATGA
- a CDS encoding ABC transporter substrate-binding protein, which translates to MLAACSSEVKESNVSEDDTLETIIEKAKEEGEIASLGMPDTWANWVDTWNDLNEKYELKHTDTDMSSAEELAKFESEGVKGTADIGDVGISFGPLAASKDLTLPYKTSYWEEIPEWAKDQDGHWLLSYTGTIAFLTDKNNVKEAPKSWADLAKGDYQVAVGDVTKANQAQFAVLAAAIAQGGDEADIQPGLEYFQELAQNGRLSSVDASVANLEKGEIDVTVVWDFNGLNYRDQINAERFEVTIPTDGSVISGYTTIINKNAPHPNAAKLAREYILSDEGQINLAKGYARPIRENVELPQEIADKLLPASAYTSAQPVKNNDTWDETAMSLPELWQKEVLSHAK; encoded by the coding sequence ATGTTAGCCGCATGTTCTTCTGAAGTAAAAGAAAGTAATGTTTCTGAGGATGATACGTTAGAAACGATTATTGAAAAAGCGAAAGAAGAAGGCGAAATTGCTAGTTTAGGAATGCCAGATACTTGGGCTAACTGGGTTGATACGTGGAATGACTTAAATGAAAAATATGAGTTGAAACATACAGATACCGATATGTCTAGCGCGGAAGAGTTAGCGAAATTTGAGTCAGAGGGTGTAAAAGGAACCGCAGATATTGGCGATGTCGGCATTAGTTTTGGACCATTAGCTGCAAGTAAAGACTTAACGTTGCCTTATAAAACCAGTTATTGGGAAGAAATTCCTGAGTGGGCAAAAGATCAAGACGGGCATTGGTTATTGAGTTATACAGGAACAATCGCCTTTTTAACCGATAAAAATAATGTAAAAGAAGCACCTAAATCTTGGGCAGATTTGGCAAAAGGCGATTATCAAGTAGCTGTTGGCGATGTTACCAAAGCCAATCAAGCACAATTTGCCGTATTAGCGGCAGCAATTGCACAAGGAGGAGACGAAGCTGACATTCAACCAGGCTTAGAGTATTTCCAAGAATTAGCCCAAAATGGTCGCTTGTCTTCAGTAGATGCTAGTGTTGCTAATTTAGAAAAAGGCGAAATTGATGTTACCGTTGTTTGGGATTTTAATGGATTAAATTATCGCGATCAAATTAACGCAGAGCGATTTGAAGTAACGATTCCTACCGATGGTTCAGTAATTAGTGGGTATACCACTATCATTAATAAAAATGCCCCTCATCCAAATGCAGCGAAATTAGCTCGTGAATATATTTTATCCGATGAAGGTCAAATTAATTTAGCCAAAGGGTATGCTCGTCCAATTCGTGAAAATGTAGAATTACCACAAGAAATTGCTGACAAACTATTACCAGCTTCCGCTTACACGTCTGCGCAACCAGTCAAAAACAATGATACATGGGATGAAACAGCAATGTCCTTACCTGAATTGTGGCAAAAGGAGGTTCTTAGCCATGCCAAATAA
- a CDS encoding DUF554 domain-containing protein → MPIGVLINTGAILLGGILGGLLGHHLSEEFKTNLTMIFGVCSMGMGIYAIAPMKYMPAVIFALVIGTGLGLMCRLGDKINQGALLMQRPIARLFSSEPTMDEEEFIRSLVTIIVLFCASGTGIYGSLDSGMTGDHAILVSKSILDFFTAAIFACNLGFVVSIIAIPQLIIFGTLFYAAKLIFPLTTPDMILDFKACGGFLMVATGFRMIHVKMFPTADMIPAMILVMPFSWLWANWILPFL, encoded by the coding sequence ATGCCAATAGGGGTGTTAATTAACACAGGTGCAATTTTATTAGGAGGAATTCTTGGCGGACTACTTGGTCATCACCTTAGTGAGGAATTTAAAACTAATTTGACGATGATTTTTGGCGTTTGTTCGATGGGTATGGGGATCTATGCCATTGCACCGATGAAATACATGCCAGCAGTTATTTTTGCCTTAGTGATTGGAACTGGATTAGGGTTGATGTGTCGACTTGGCGATAAAATTAATCAAGGTGCTCTGTTGATGCAGCGTCCCATCGCTAGACTTTTTTCATCAGAGCCAACGATGGATGAAGAGGAATTTATCCGTTCACTTGTTACGATTATCGTCTTGTTTTGTGCAAGTGGAACCGGCATCTATGGTAGTTTAGATTCAGGAATGACTGGAGACCATGCGATTTTAGTTTCTAAATCAATTTTGGATTTTTTTACTGCGGCCATTTTTGCGTGTAATTTAGGTTTTGTAGTGTCAATCATCGCCATTCCACAATTAATTATTTTCGGTACGCTATTCTACGCTGCTAAACTCATTTTCCCATTAACAACGCCCGATATGATTTTAGATTTCAAAGCGTGTGGTGGTTTTTTAATGGTAGCAACAGGGTTTCGAATGATTCATGTCAAAATGTTTCCCACAGCCGATATGATTCCCGCAATGATTTTGGTTATGCCTTTTAGTTGGCTTTGGGCAAACTGGATATTGCCATTCTTATAA